Genomic DNA from uncultured Methanospirillum sp.:
GATCCTGATCAGTTCATCATAGCAGGCTATCTCCCCGGTTCGATCACCCATCTGCTCAAGAACCCGGGCCCGATGATAGAGTACCTGCTGATCTTCAGGGCTGATCTCTAGAGCCCGGTCAAAGGATCTTAGTGCCTCTTTAAGTTCACCTTCCCGCTGGCAGCAGAGACCTATCTGATCCCAAATTGCAGGATTTTCAGGATCAAAAACTGAGCCATGCTGCAGTGCTTCTTTCGCTTCCCTGAACCGGCCTAGTCCGAACATCGTAACCCCGAGTTCAAACCAGGCTTCAGAAGAGAAGGGGTGAAGCCGGGTGGCCTGAGTAAATAACGTGAGAGCCCGGGTAAGTTCACCGGCCTGGGCCGCGATCATACCGAGCTGGAAATGCACCCCTGGCGTGTGGGGTGAGATCTGTATAAGTCTGTTGAAAACTGTTCGTGCTTCCTCCTGACGCCCTGCCATACGGAGGGTGAACCCCTTGTTGAATAGAGCAAGCGGATCATCCTGTTCTTCTTCAAGGATCTGATCGATACATGAGATCGACTGCTCATACTCAGAACGTCTGGCATGTTCGACTGCCCGGAGCATTATCAGGTCTTTTTCCTGCTCATCCATAAACGAACCTGTTCTTTGATATCGGCGATCTGGCTGATTGCCGGGAATGGCAGGTCTCTGTAATTCAGCCTTCTCTGCTGAGAAAACAGTGTACTGCTGGTGTATTATGGTTGGACACAAAAAGAGAAAAAAGGTTAGTTCAAAGATCTGGTTGTGTTCTTCTTTTATGAGGAATTAAATTCTGACTGAGCTCGGGTCGGTGTAGCTCCTACCGACTGTGTTATGTTCAGACTTTCATCAGATGTGGAATTGAATTTCTCTGATGGAGTTGTGTTGTCCGCAGAACCACCAGCCTTGCTGGTGATCTGTTCTTTGAGCTGTTGTGCAACTTCGTAGGTTGAATCAAGTTCAAGGGCTTTTTCTACTGCTGTCATAGCCTCATCGTACTTGCCGAGGTTGTATAATGCTCCGGCCTTGTTGTACCAGAGAACAGCCAGTGATTCGTCGAGTTTCAGACCAGCGTCAAATGCCTCTAATGCCTTGTCATCCTGTCCGATTTTCATCAGAGCCATACCTTTGGACATGTAGACACGTGGCTGCGGATCGATAGCGATCGCCTCGTCATATGCCTTGACTGCATCCTCGGTCTGGTTCAGGTTTCTGAGAATGGCTCCCTTGTTGTAGTAGTATTCAGAGGTATCCTTGTCAATTGAGATTGCCTGATCTACTGCCTTGAGTGCCTCATCGTACTTCTTGAGGTCATTGAGTGAGATACCGTATGCATTCCAGCCTGCACTGTTTGATGCGTTGAGTGCAACCGACTGGTTGAACGATGTTGCTGCAGCTTCAGAGTCTCCGTTCTGCGTATTGATCATACCAAGAATCCACCAGCCATTTGCCTGCATTTCAGGTGTGAAGGTGGCTGAAGTGAGGTTCAGGGCACGCTCAAGTGAGTTCTTTGTATCATCGAGTTTGAGCAGTTGATATTCATCGAGCCCCTTAAAGTACCAGGCATCTGCGAACTCCGGAGATATTTCAGTGAGTCTGGTGAATGATGCGACTGCATCCTCGAAAGATCCTGTGTCTCCCTGAACTCCTCCAAGATAGTACCATGCATCGGTGAGATTACTGTCGATGGTGGTTGCATTCTTGAGGCCTTCAATTGCAACATCATACTGCCTGTCCTTCAGGTCAACACGTGCCTTCCAGTATACTGCGCTTGCAAACTGACTCTTCAGGGATAGTGCCTTGTCAAGGGAGGTTCGTGCACCAGCAAGATCATTCTGATCAAACTGGATACGTCCTTTGTAGTACCAGGCGTTGTGGTTGGTGGGGTCTAGTTCGACGGCCTTGTCAAAATCCGTTGCAGCCTCTTCAAGGTTGCCGTTGTTATACTGGATAACTCCAAGCCGGTAGTAGACTTCGGCATCATTTGCAGTGGTGGTCTTGAACGGTTCTGCATAATCGCCCTTGATGCCAAGCAGCGTGTTGAAGGATGTCTCAGAGTCGTTTACTTTTCCAAGGTATCCTTCTACATCACCTTTTGCAAACCAGGCGTCTTTATAGTCAGGTCTTAGTTCGACTGCCTTGCTGTATGCTTCGAGTCCTTCCTCTAACTTAGCGTTGTCAGATTTAGAGATACCAAGCCAGTACCAGGCACGTTCATTCTTGGGGTCAGCCTGGGTGATCTCTTCAAATGTTTGTGCTGCGACTTCGCTGTTCCCGGTGAGGAGATTTGCGATACCGTAGTTGATCTTGACTCCCACATCATCCTTGAGAGAAGACTGTGCCTTTTCAAGTGCAGTCAGAGCACCTGCTGCATCTGGTGGGACCATTGCGTACAGGAGTGTGTATCCGATCATTGCCCATGCGTCTGCATAGTCGGGGTTGACTGTGGTTGCATTCTGGTATGCATCATAGGCGTTTGAAAAGTTGCCGTTCTGCAGATATGAGCCACCCAGTTTGAACCATGCAGTGGCATCCTTAGGATCGAGTTCAACAACCTGTTTGAATGCGGAGATTGCATCTCCGTATTTCTCCTGTTGCAGGGACTGGTTACCCTTCTCAAACAACTCGGTTGTTGAGGTATTTTCGGCAGCGGAGACCCCTGCAGTGAAACAAAGCAGGAGCGCCAGTGCCATGATCGACGCTATTCCGCGGATCTTCATGCCTTATATGTCACCTGTCCAGTGCAGATATACTTTCTTATTACAGGGAACCAGGCAGGAAGGCGAAGGAATCAGGAGTTGTCAGAGGTCAAGATTCCATGAGGGTGAAAGACTGGATATGAGCTGATCGCACAGGTCAGGATCACCGTCCTGAAGGAGGTAGATCATAACTTTCTGGTTCTTTTTTGATGCTTCGAGGATACGGTGGTTTACCAGACAGTTCTCAGGTTCTGAACCTTCATAGCATTTTCGCGGTGATATGGTACCATAATGTTGATTCATCCGCTGGACAAGGTTCTGACACCATCCAATGAACACGATCTTTCCACCTGCCACAAGAATGTAGATGCCTGATCGATCCCTGAATCTTCCCGGCATCCTGAACCTGCAGAAAGGACCTTCACCCCACTCGTGAACCATGAGACCATTTCTATTAGGAAACCGGTCCCATGGATTATACTCGGTGATCCCTCCCCGGGAGTTGCGATCAGGATCGATGGTCCAGACAAGTTCCGGATTCAGATGAAATTCACGTGAGAGATCCTGCAGCGTCGGTTCATGTCCTGAGGCCATTACTTATCCATGGCGGGTGTCTGCTAAAGTTGTTTTCCTGTTGTAATATTTTATTGTGGATTTATCATGGAAATATAAACTAAACCTTCAGTGGTTGACAGGATTTATCAGGACAAACGGAGAATACTGTGTCAGGTGAGATAGTATGTGCTCTGTCGGCGGCCCAATGGACATGGAACTTGAAGAAAGGCTGAACGCCAAAACCTACAGGTGTAAGGATTGCCAGGGAACATTCAAGGGAATTGGAAAGAACATTATCTGCCCTTCCTGTGGTTCTGATAACGTTACAGAATCTTCATGATTGTACCTGTTTCAGGTGCCGGTCTCCTGATTCAGGCTTCAACATCTTTTCTTCTTATTGGGACTGTTTGTGAACCGTTCACGCTCTTTATCGAGACAAATTCTGACGAGTACTGTCAGTACCTGAAGACTGGTGATCTTGTTGTGATCTCAGCTCCAGAAGGTGGTGAACTTCGACAGGCCCGGATCCTGCTGGAACTGGTAGTTGCCTGGCATGTACCTCTGGTAGTACTCCCCTCCGGACATCCCGGTTCATGTCGGCTCAGGATGGTTGTATCTGCAGGTGATCAGATCGTGATGAGTTGTCGTATTGAACGGGGGACTCATCCGGAGCAGACCGTGATCTGTTCATCAGAAGAACTTGCAGGAATGGAACTCAGATCCCATCCTGAAGGTATAGAGATCCTTGGACTTCCCACCAATGTCCAACTCTTCACAGTCTCTCCTGATGGAAGTCAGAACCTGATTGAGATGATTGAACCATGAGCGGCTTCAAAAAAAATTGCATCGAAGAGGAACCTGATATGAACGTTTACTCTCTGATTACTGTTTGTATAATTGTGTGTATTAGTATGAGCGCTGTTCTTGTATCAGCCGGTTCACCCTTGAATGGGACAGATCTACAAGGAAATGGATCGCCAGGTGATACCTCAGAATTTTCAGGGTCTTCCAGCATGAACATCACTCTGAATCAGGTGTCAGCCGGTGTGATACCAAACGAGACATCTGTTATCGGTACGAAGTCTCCCAGGTCAAACCTGACCTTCTCCTCCATTATGAACTCCACCTCAAATATCACTGGTACCAATACGTCATCAGATCAGGTTTCAGAAGGGCAGGAGAACCAGAGTAGTAATCTCTCTGCAAATGCATCTCTCTCAAAGTATGATTCACTTGGTGATATCATCAGAGCAAAAGACTGGAAAGCTCTGGGTGAGTACCAGTGCAAAATAAAAGCTGAAAACTCAGCGTCGCTCGCTGAGTCAGGTATCAATAACGGCGATCAGGAGTCAAAATGGAACAGCTATTTCAACTACCGGGAACCGGTGGCGGTCTCGTATCCCTGTTGTGGGTAAAAAACACTTTTTTTGAAATATAATTAGATTCTGGTCCTGGTTTATTCTACGGTTTCACGTTGGTACCAGACAAGCGTGGCTGCGATTACGTCATGAAGCCCCTGATGGTACCTGGTATATCCGATGCATATGAATCCGGCAAACACTATTATCCCTGATATATATTTAGAAAAATGCCGCAGGGTTGCCCGTGCAAATGTAAGCGGTTTTCCATGCAGGTCTGATACAACCACCCGGCATGCTATCTTGCCGAGTGTTGCCTGATTTCGTGATGATTCAAGGGCTGCAAAGTAGATCCAGGGGATCAGAATAAAAACCACTAGGATGAATGTGGCAGCAGGCATCGGAATGAGTGAGTGTATCGGTACTCCATCATCTGATACAACAGCTTGTCTACGGATTATCATCAGAAGCATCCTCCATCCTTCGCCAAGTCCCAGGTATGCCGCGGCTATGGCACTGATTATACAGAGAATAAGCAGATCAATTATCGCAGCAGCGAGACGACGCCAGAATCCTGCAAGTTCCCTGCCTTGAGAACTGCCTCTGATAAGCTCTGCCCAGCCTGATGATGAGTATGTATCAGCCACGATAACGTATATGAGATAAATCAGGCATCAACCTATCGAAAAAAGAAGTGTCTTCTGATGAACTGTTACGTCTCTGATGACCTTCTTGTGAGTGAACGGATCATCACCGTCAGTATTACGCAGAAGCAGACAAAGATGAGAAGAACCGGCCAGAAGAGTGGGGCAGGGGAATCAGAGGCGAGTTGGGCAATAATATTGAGTGGGTTTCCTGGAAATGCCAGCGTGAGCAGAAGAAGGATTACTGCTGCTGTTGAGAAGATGAACTGTGCCTTTGTACGGTCCCGGTAATACATTGCGAAGACGGCTGCGACCAGGATAAGTGCAGATGATACAAAGATCACCTGAAGCAGGATCTCTGGAAGTGAACCTATCCTGATCCGGTTTAGAACAAGCAACACAAGCCACAGACCCGACTCTGCAGGGACAAGAACAATACAGGCAGCGATCTTTCCCCAGACGATCTCGTTCATTGAAGCCGGGGTGGTACGCAGGGTATCGATCGTCTGTTGCTGGTACTCTTCGGTGATGAGATCGATAACCAGGCCTGCTGATATGATCGCAGGCATGAAGAGAAGGAGCGGTATCAGCAGAGCATAGATGAACTCGTAGAAAGTATTCGTGTTGACCGCTCTGGCGGAGGTCAGGGTGACCGGATGCTTTGTTATGCGATCACTTCTGATATCACGAAGGATATCTTCGTACTTCAGAAAAACCTCCTTGAGTTTTACTTCGATGACAGCAGACTGAATATCATTTTTTATTGTATACAAAGTCAGGCTGACAGGGTCTTTACTCTCCGGTAGGATTTCTGATGTCCAGATTACTGCAGCGAGTTTTCGTTCTTTCAGTGCACCAAGTGCTACAGAGAGGTTCATCGGGTAGGGTCTGAATGAAGGATTTTCATCAATCAGCCGGGTCAGGATCGTATCATTGCCTACCACTCCTACTCCGAATTTGACTCCTGAAACGCTTCCGTATGACGATGGATCGTACATCGCGGAGAGACCGACCATGAGGAATGAGGAGAAGAGCGCAATAAAGAGCTGCAGAAGGATAGCAAGAAGGATAGTCTTCTCGTTTGCTAGTCCGCGTAGTTCCTTTTTGGTAATTGCCCAGGTCCTTTGCAGGTTCACCATACCCACCCCCTGAGCATATAGAGATTATAGATAAGATGAACAGTTGTTGCAAGAGCCAGTCCGAATGGTAATGCCTTGGGTCCCTTGTACAGGACCGAGGCTCCGGTGATACAGACTCCTGCCATATGGAGCAGGAACGGCATCCAGAGCATACCGATACTCAGAAACAGGGCTGCCCCGAATACAGAGTCTGATATCTGTGAGATGGTGACAAATAGCAGCAATTTTTCTCCGAATAAAAATCCCAGTGCGATGAGGGCAGAGGCTATTACCAGTATACGGGCATTCAGAAACCCTGGCATCGCTGTTATCAATGCAATGATACCTGCTCCTTTTGCCATCTCTTCGGTCCAGGCTGCAAGCAGCATGATCAAAATCAGTGAGAAGGGCATCGGGAGGTTGAAGAAGAGTACCAGGTACATCATCTGTGCCATGAGGACGAAGGGTATACTGATCAGGCCGATGAGAAAAAGGGAGAACCACCAGTGACGCGGCTGCACTAGTCCGGCAAGGTAGAGTCTGATTTTTGATATCATACCGGACTCTGTAAAGAGCTGCTCCTCCCTGAAGTTCCTGATACATATGAGAAAGAGGATGAGACTTGTCAGGTAGTACAGAGAGGTTGCGTACAGGTAATCCATCAGTGTGTACCCTGTTCCCTGCAGCACGTACACAACAAGAGTGACCGGAGAGAGAAGGCTCACAATATGGACATTTGCAAACAGGCTCGGGAAGAAGAGATAGGATGTGGCGATGGTCGAGAAGAAGATCGAGATAAAC
This window encodes:
- a CDS encoding tetratricopeptide repeat protein, producing the protein MKIRGIASIMALALLLCFTAGVSAAENTSTTELFEKGNQSLQQEKYGDAISAFKQVVELDPKDATAWFKLGGSYLQNGNFSNAYDAYQNATTVNPDYADAWAMIGYTLLYAMVPPDAAGALTALEKAQSSLKDDVGVKINYGIANLLTGNSEVAAQTFEEITQADPKNERAWYWLGISKSDNAKLEEGLEAYSKAVELRPDYKDAWFAKGDVEGYLGKVNDSETSFNTLLGIKGDYAEPFKTTTANDAEVYYRLGVIQYNNGNLEEAATDFDKAVELDPTNHNAWYYKGRIQFDQNDLAGARTSLDKALSLKSQFASAVYWKARVDLKDRQYDVAIEGLKNATTIDSNLTDAWYYLGGVQGDTGSFEDAVASFTRLTEISPEFADAWYFKGLDEYQLLKLDDTKNSLERALNLTSATFTPEMQANGWWILGMINTQNGDSEAAATSFNQSVALNASNSAGWNAYGISLNDLKKYDEALKAVDQAISIDKDTSEYYYNKGAILRNLNQTEDAVKAYDEAIAIDPQPRVYMSKGMALMKIGQDDKALEAFDAGLKLDESLAVLWYNKAGALYNLGKYDEAMTAVEKALELDSTYEVAQQLKEQITSKAGGSADNTTPSEKFNSTSDESLNITQSVGATPTRAQSEFNSS
- a CDS encoding alpha/beta hydrolase encodes the protein MIVPVSGAGLLIQASTSFLLIGTVCEPFTLFIETNSDEYCQYLKTGDLVVISAPEGGELRQARILLELVVAWHVPLVVLPSGHPGSCRLRMVVSAGDQIVMSCRIERGTHPEQTVICSSEELAGMELRSHPEGIEILGLPTNVQLFTVSPDGSQNLIEMIEP
- a CDS encoding RDD family protein, whose translation is MADTYSSSGWAELIRGSSQGRELAGFWRRLAAAIIDLLILCIISAIAAAYLGLGEGWRMLLMIIRRQAVVSDDGVPIHSLIPMPAATFILVVFILIPWIYFAALESSRNQATLGKIACRVVVSDLHGKPLTFARATLRHFSKYISGIIVFAGFICIGYTRYHQGLHDVIAATLVWYQRETVE
- a CDS encoding ABC transporter permease subunit, whose protein sequence is MVNLQRTWAITKKELRGLANEKTILLAILLQLFIALFSSFLMVGLSAMYDPSSYGSVSGVKFGVGVVGNDTILTRLIDENPSFRPYPMNLSVALGALKERKLAAVIWTSEILPESKDPVSLTLYTIKNDIQSAVIEVKLKEVFLKYEDILRDIRSDRITKHPVTLTSARAVNTNTFYEFIYALLIPLLLFMPAIISAGLVIDLITEEYQQQTIDTLRTTPASMNEIVWGKIAACIVLVPAESGLWLVLLVLNRIRIGSLPEILLQVIFVSSALILVAAVFAMYYRDRTKAQFIFSTAAVILLLLTLAFPGNPLNIIAQLASDSPAPLFWPVLLIFVCFCVILTVMIRSLTRRSSET